From the Pomacea canaliculata isolate SZHN2017 linkage group LG14, ASM307304v1, whole genome shotgun sequence genome, one window contains:
- the LOC112554759 gene encoding transmembrane protein 164-like isoform X1: MDAVIAKVNSSWSHVLDWTYAGVDYSLPGNGGEDCARFLSPTQRLLESMLATLLGLLTMRLAYPKLTLPATKVRVLTEKETTWKRILLVLMCLTWGCELGFKFATRQMIWIFNPCHIATAVQIYLLAAGPSKAVTAVFRLHMHMLTGAPIAILFPVINTRLLPFETEVYYIQHVLMLVIPFYLMHLGDPYIPERLGDFSWAAMAGGLLFIYHFCPLQLLALHVHVPSVLVLAASLINLNNMLCPAVSDPFHGPYYRLYAMAHQIILIPSLGKIYAALARRLGWCPYEAESSIAILIKEEIDCMDVSSCQEENDKKKLNSSVSDCGIVEQNGSSKWQPEESFRLGDKDSETCMEELWHRKAISKLACDESDMNDSGTIEETPRNGHIKEKDH, from the exons ATGGATGCTGTTATAGCCAAGGTCAATTCTAGCTGGTCACATGTGCTGGACTGGACCTATGCTGGGGTTGACTACAGCCTTCCTGGTAATGGAGGAGAGGACTGTGCCCGTTTCCTCAGTCCCACACAGCGTCTGCTGGAAAGTATGCTGGCTACGCTGTTAGGTCTTTTGACCATGCGGCTGGCATATCCTAAGCTGACCCTTCCAGCCACGAAGGTTCGTGTCTTGACAGAGAAAGAGACGACCTGGAAGCGAATTTTGCTGGTATTGATGTGCTTAACATGGGGGTGTGAGCTGGGCTTCAAATTTGCCACACGACAGATGATCTGGATTTTTAACCCATGTCATATAGCCACAGCAGTTCAG ATCTACCTGCTGGCAGCAGGACCCAGCAAAGCTGTAACAGCTGTATTCCgtttgcacatgcacatgttAACTGGTGCTCCTATAGCCATTCTCTTTCCTGTCATCAACACTCGTCTG CTGCCATTTGAAACAGAGGTCTATTATATACAGCATGTGCTGATGCTAGTTATTCCCTTCTACCTCATGCATCTTGGAG ATCCTTACATTCCGGAAAGACTGGGGGACTTCAGCTGGGCAGCCATGGCTGGGGGACTGCTCTTTATCTACCATTTCTGTCCACTGCAGCTGCTGGCACTG CATGTCCATGTGCCTTCTGTGCTGGTACTGGCG GCATCGCTGATCAATCTGAACAACATGCTATGTCCTGCTGTGTCAGACCCCTTCCATGGACCGTATTACCGCCTATATGCGATGGCACATCAGATAATCTTGATCCCCTCATTGGGTAAGATCTATGCAGCTCTGGCCCGACGTCTGGGTTGGTGTCCATACGAAGCTGAATCTTCTATCGCCATTCTcatcaaagaagaaatagaTTGTATGGATGTTTCATCTTGTCAAGaggaaaatgacaagaaaaagcttaATTCCAGTGTTTCTGACTGTGGAATTGTTGAGCAGAATGGATCAAGCAAATGGCAACCAGAAGAATCTTTTAGACTTGGGGATAAGGATTCAGAAACATGCATGGAGGAACTATGGCACAGGAAAGCTATCAGCAAGCTTGCCTGTGATGAATCAGATATGAATGATTCAGGGACAATTGAAGAAACACCAAGGAATGGccacataaaagaaaaagaccacTAA
- the LOC112554759 gene encoding transmembrane protein 164-like isoform X2, whose product MDAVIAKVNSSWSHVLDWTYAGVDYSLPGNGGEDCARFLSPTQRLLESMLATLLGLLTMRLAYPKLTLPATKVRVLTEKETTWKRILLVLMCLTWGCELGFKFATRQMIWIFNPCHIATAVQIYLLAAGPSKAVTAVFRLHMHMLTGAPIAILFPVINTRLLPFETEVYYIQHVLMLVIPFYLMHLGDPYIPERLGDFSWAAMAGGLLFIYHFCPLQLLALASLINLNNMLCPAVSDPFHGPYYRLYAMAHQIILIPSLGKIYAALARRLGWCPYEAESSIAILIKEEIDCMDVSSCQEENDKKKLNSSVSDCGIVEQNGSSKWQPEESFRLGDKDSETCMEELWHRKAISKLACDESDMNDSGTIEETPRNGHIKEKDH is encoded by the exons ATGGATGCTGTTATAGCCAAGGTCAATTCTAGCTGGTCACATGTGCTGGACTGGACCTATGCTGGGGTTGACTACAGCCTTCCTGGTAATGGAGGAGAGGACTGTGCCCGTTTCCTCAGTCCCACACAGCGTCTGCTGGAAAGTATGCTGGCTACGCTGTTAGGTCTTTTGACCATGCGGCTGGCATATCCTAAGCTGACCCTTCCAGCCACGAAGGTTCGTGTCTTGACAGAGAAAGAGACGACCTGGAAGCGAATTTTGCTGGTATTGATGTGCTTAACATGGGGGTGTGAGCTGGGCTTCAAATTTGCCACACGACAGATGATCTGGATTTTTAACCCATGTCATATAGCCACAGCAGTTCAG ATCTACCTGCTGGCAGCAGGACCCAGCAAAGCTGTAACAGCTGTATTCCgtttgcacatgcacatgttAACTGGTGCTCCTATAGCCATTCTCTTTCCTGTCATCAACACTCGTCTG CTGCCATTTGAAACAGAGGTCTATTATATACAGCATGTGCTGATGCTAGTTATTCCCTTCTACCTCATGCATCTTGGAG ATCCTTACATTCCGGAAAGACTGGGGGACTTCAGCTGGGCAGCCATGGCTGGGGGACTGCTCTTTATCTACCATTTCTGTCCACTGCAGCTGCTGGCACTG GCATCGCTGATCAATCTGAACAACATGCTATGTCCTGCTGTGTCAGACCCCTTCCATGGACCGTATTACCGCCTATATGCGATGGCACATCAGATAATCTTGATCCCCTCATTGGGTAAGATCTATGCAGCTCTGGCCCGACGTCTGGGTTGGTGTCCATACGAAGCTGAATCTTCTATCGCCATTCTcatcaaagaagaaatagaTTGTATGGATGTTTCATCTTGTCAAGaggaaaatgacaagaaaaagcttaATTCCAGTGTTTCTGACTGTGGAATTGTTGAGCAGAATGGATCAAGCAAATGGCAACCAGAAGAATCTTTTAGACTTGGGGATAAGGATTCAGAAACATGCATGGAGGAACTATGGCACAGGAAAGCTATCAGCAAGCTTGCCTGTGATGAATCAGATATGAATGATTCAGGGACAATTGAAGAAACACCAAGGAATGGccacataaaagaaaaagaccacTAA
- the LOC112554760 gene encoding methylosome subunit pICln-like isoform X1, with protein sequence MVLLTNFSPPTEGIRHCQVNTSVDVDGKDLGNGTLYIAESCVSWQKDSTCTGFSLQYPGISLHAISRDLTSFPSECLYLMIDGKLPGAEEEKEASSSEDEDSESKITEMRFIPADKDALESMYKAMSACQALHPDPEDIDSEEEEEKYAYEEEEEEDDAGVYEEEEGAAHLTPAGRARLAQFDALLQGGDPGEVLPSANGYHRPAPIMGIAGDGCSADEPMELGQFQDADEME encoded by the exons ATGGTTTTACTAACCAATTTCTCACCTCCTACTGAAGGAATCAGGCATTGTCAGGTCAATACTTCAGTTGATGTTGATGGCAAAGACTTGGGTAACGGAACGCTTTACATAGCAGAGAG TTGTGTATCATGGCAGAAAGACAGCACATGCACAGGATTTTCATTGCAGTACCCAGGTATTAGCCTGCATGCCATCTCTCGTGACCTCACTTCATTCCCCAGTGAGTGTCTGTACCTGATGATTGATGGCAAGCTTCCTG GtgcagaagaagagaaagaggcaAGTTCTAGCGAAGATGAGGATTCTGAGAGTAAGATCACTGAAATGAGGTTTATCCCTGCTGACAAAGATGCTT TGGAAAGCATGTACAAAGCCATGTCAGCCTGTCAGGCGCTGCACCCGGATCCAGAAGATATTGACtctgaggaggaggaagaaaaatatgcctatgaggaggaggaggaggaggatgatg CAGGTGTTTatgaagaagaggaaggagCAGCTCACTTGACACCTGCTGGCCGAGCAAGGCTGGCTCAGTTTGATGCTCTCTTGCAAGGAGGAGATCCTGGTGAAGTGTTGCCTTCTGCCAATGGTTATCATCGACCAGCACCCATAATGGGCATAGCAG GAGACGGATGTTCAGCTGATGAACCTATGGAACTTGGACAGTTTCAGGATGCAGATGAAATGGAATAG
- the LOC112554760 gene encoding methylosome subunit pICln-like isoform X2 has product MVLLTNFSPPTEGIRHCQVNTSVDVDGKDLGNGTLYIAESCVSWQKDSTCTGFSLQYPGISLHAISRDLTSFPSECLYLMIDGKLPGAEEEKEASSSEDEDSESKITEMRFIPADKDALESMYKAMSACQALHPDPEDIDSEEEEEKYAYEEEEEEDDGVYEEEEGAAHLTPAGRARLAQFDALLQGGDPGEVLPSANGYHRPAPIMGIAGDGCSADEPMELGQFQDADEME; this is encoded by the exons ATGGTTTTACTAACCAATTTCTCACCTCCTACTGAAGGAATCAGGCATTGTCAGGTCAATACTTCAGTTGATGTTGATGGCAAAGACTTGGGTAACGGAACGCTTTACATAGCAGAGAG TTGTGTATCATGGCAGAAAGACAGCACATGCACAGGATTTTCATTGCAGTACCCAGGTATTAGCCTGCATGCCATCTCTCGTGACCTCACTTCATTCCCCAGTGAGTGTCTGTACCTGATGATTGATGGCAAGCTTCCTG GtgcagaagaagagaaagaggcaAGTTCTAGCGAAGATGAGGATTCTGAGAGTAAGATCACTGAAATGAGGTTTATCCCTGCTGACAAAGATGCTT TGGAAAGCATGTACAAAGCCATGTCAGCCTGTCAGGCGCTGCACCCGGATCCAGAAGATATTGACtctgaggaggaggaagaaaaatatgcctatgaggaggaggaggaggaggatgatg GTGTTTatgaagaagaggaaggagCAGCTCACTTGACACCTGCTGGCCGAGCAAGGCTGGCTCAGTTTGATGCTCTCTTGCAAGGAGGAGATCCTGGTGAAGTGTTGCCTTCTGCCAATGGTTATCATCGACCAGCACCCATAATGGGCATAGCAG GAGACGGATGTTCAGCTGATGAACCTATGGAACTTGGACAGTTTCAGGATGCAGATGAAATGGAATAG